From the Asterias amurensis chromosome 1, ASM3211899v1 genome, the window atttttctgagTGGGAgtctttggaacgctaggttcCCATTGTTTACGTATAGCAAGATATTGAGAACAATCACTGAACTCAGTAATTAGAGATCAGTGAGAAAAATGCATGCAATGGGTTTAGCCGTTAAGTCTGATGCCACATAGTGTACCAACAGTTCCCGATTAGATGTTTTCACTTTTGGTCTTAAACATTTAACAATATACACACAATGGCATTACAAAAAGGTTATCAATTTAAACCAAAAAagacaataattgaaaaattgcaCAAGAGAATTGCGTGCGAACTAATAAGTTTTATGAAGATGTTTTGGAGGGCGCTGTTATGCTACtctcaagcccggttcatacttcctgcgaatgcgaagcgaatgttgacgtcacaaatttgcaacgaacaattcgcagcagttgccctctgctctactcccttgcgaatattgctgcgaaaggagggtgtgacgtcaaattcacgtcaaattcgcttcgcattcgcattcgcaggaagtatgaaccgggcttaacactTCAGAGAATATTATAGCAAATGTGATTACGAACGGAATGgttaacaatcgctcaaacctcgcaacattcgccgtgccTTCGTGAGCGTTGCTCACAAATTCGGTACGTTCACAAATTATGCCGACcaagatcggtcaatttagaAACCAGTTtctaaatttcagcgaatgttgcgatgACGGTCATTCGCCGTCGAATTGGTAACGTAAGTAAAGCGTGCGTTAGCGTTGGaaacgttcgtaaaggcattggcaagcgtaatattcgcccaagtgtgagagtagatCTAGGAAATCGCTTGGTGCAATAACCGTGCTATACGTAAActtatataaacaaaataaaataccatCTTAATTTGTTCTAAATGACGAGACATCGCGCTTGTACCAGTCAATAGTTCCAATTCTATCTAAACCTTGTAGAATATACAATTCAGCCCGGGTGTCGTGGACTGATCGTTTCCAGTTAACAGATGTAAACTTAGCATCATAATAATAGTACGTGTAGTCGTCAGTATGGCCTATACCATAGACACTCACGCTATCACATCCTGCATGCAGTGCCGTCAGAAACATAATGGCACCGGTGGAAGGCCGGAAAGTCTTTTTAGGTGTATTAATCCAActgcaaaaacaacaaacaaacaaaacagaacaaacaaaaGCAGTCACTTATAATTAAAGTTATCActaaagaaaacacaaaccTCAAAAATACTACgcttccatctgaaagctcacgtGTATCACAATCATTCTATTCAAAAGTATTTATCTCTGCCTCTATTCGTTTGCTGATATAGCCCGATATTTCGTGCATAATTTTTGTGTGCAAAACTTGCCTATAGCGGCCTCACTAAACCTTGGCAACTGAGTTTTTCTATGTTTCACAGGTTTCACTGTTTGTATTAACTATCCATAACGTTTTTTAAAGACTGGTGTCTGTTTTATCTTTTTGGTTACAGACACCCAAGGAGACACTGGcagcgttcgattagcttccccgtatcgaccccgcggtgctcacgcGGGTgtgcccctgacaagagctaatcgactGATccctcaccctctcgtggtgacgtcatgctcctcgggccagccccaagtgaccctttCCACAAGCAGgccacttggggctgacccgggtaagcccctggaatgacgtcaacaatattcgaacgtaccggggcagaccggggtcgacccgggtaAGCTAATCGATTGCACTCTATATGAGACGGGAAAAAAGACGGGCCTTGGTAATTGGatacagtgatttcattggatatgtGCATTGACGTTAGCTTTCCAATATCTGTGCTTTGATGTGTGGTAGCTGCACTTTTGGTCGTCTGTGTATGATGCATAAGCGTTGCTTTGTGCTATACATGTACCGGTCGCGGTACGTAGGATTTGACTGCGTTTGTTAATGTGAAATATATTtgggtgaaaggtgattatggcaGGGATTGCTCATCGGCAGATCTCCAACGTAATACACGAACTTTGAAGTGTGACGTAAAATGCTCAAGCTAGGCTATATTAAAGCCACAAGTATTTGGTGACTtaggaacgctaggtggcagcagacgtaTCGGGAATGATTGTGAAACACGCACTTTTTGAGCACGTGCACattaaaaaaggaaacaatggATTTAACCTTGTAAGTATGCTGTCCCGTTTCATCAACAATATTGACGAAATTGAGTCTGGTGCCAATGATTTGGGGAAAAAACGATCACTTACATCTTGTGGAAGTATCTAACGAAGTCTGGGTGTAGAAACCGTACCGTATCTGCCGCAACTTTAATCTTTGGGTCTTTTCCCATCACAACTCCAGCAATGTATTTATAGTCATTATAACGACATGGTAGAAATACATAAATCAAGCCCTGAAagattgagaaaaagaaaaaagaagaagaaccaCACAAACTGGTTTTTGTAACATAGTCATATTGCACTTTTCAATAATGTATTCTAATTATCTAAAAACCGCCAATTTCCTGCCCGCCCGCAAGCAATCAAGCAGGTAATCAAGCAAtcaagcaatcaatcaatcaagcaagcaagcaagcaagcaagcaagcaagcaagcaagcaagcaagcaagcaagcaagcaagcaagcaagcaagcaagcaagcaagcaagcaagcaagcaagcaagcaaccaagcaagcaagcaagcaaccAAGCAACCAAGCAAGTAACCAAGCAAGCAACCAGAACAAGCAACCAACCAAttacaagcaagcaagcaagcaagcaaccAGAACAAGCAACCAACCAATTACAAGCAAGCAAGCAGTCGTTCATTCTTGCGGCGTGTTATATTAGTTACAAAATATTGCTTTGAACGCAGCCTTTATTTTAATTGTCACAGTTGTACAAAAAACCGTGTCGGTTTGTAAAAGATTGGGCCGATCAAAAACCATCTGAATTTTCACTCAAATTGTATAAAAAGAACGAGGTTTGTCTAAATGAACATATCCTGATAACCCATTGATACATAGCTGCTTACTAAAGGGGCACGTTGCCCTCGGTGGGCAAAGTGGGCTATAATAAGTGTTAACTATGAAATAAACAAGGTGTGACATatcttttaaaaacagaatatgctgatccacacaaaaaatacCTCGCAAAATtccgtggttttccttttacttcgtgacCTCAAACATGGTCCGGTCAGCAATCTTGTGTATCACATGTCATGCTTTAGTCCGCAAAATTTGTTAATAAAGTTCCAACGTTTCGAGACGTTTTTTTTAGATGATAACATTGTAATTTATTACAATTACGATTTTTTTTAAGGCCCAAAGTCCCGAACCAAAGCAACGTGTGCCTCTTGTACCCTTACGCAGCATACCTTGTCATATGGCACATCATTTGCCGACATCCCACGTAAAGATCGATCGAAGAAAAAATAGTGCGTTGTGCGGTTGCCGACATCGTGCATATGGTTTCGTCGGACAGCGTTATTCACACTGTATGAACAATAAAAGCAAACAACTATATCATTAGAGAAAAAGGAAAGCTCTGGTATTAAAACACTTTTGCTTTGTGAAACCATGGCTCATTGGttatgttaaataaaaaatgccAATGTATCAAACTAACATAGCTATAAAGGAGATTCGTTATCAAGGAGCAATCTTTGTTAAACCGTCTTGCTTCAAAATGTTATGTGGTATATCATACATTTCGTCAGCTTAAGTGACACTCATTTAAACCGTTTGGTGCATCGTGTATGATGAGGTTGTCATGATTTTGGCACAATCGATAAGTGCTATATAGTCTCATGTGCTAGTCATTTCATGTTGGTTTCAACTGGCACAAGAGGTGCAAGAGGTACAAAATGTAGCATCATCTCACAAGTGCCCGAAATGTACGTGAGGCGCATACAACTAAAGTAAAGAATAAAGTAGATTAAACAACAAGACAATTTCTCAAAGATTATATATGGTCGGTTATCCTTGTATTCCACCCCTGGGAACTTAGTTCGAATCCCATCGGGGGCACTGTGTGGACTGTCTTGTCAGTTTCTACTGGACTGTGCAGGTTTTCCCTAAACACATCTCTGGGtttttccctcccacatctaaaacgaAACTTCCTTTCTTGTCTTCTCTCTGTGGGGTACTTGGCTAAAAGGACcagaatgaatgaaatgaaatgcaAGAAGAAAATGTACAAAGTCATTCTACAGCAAAtcgaataaaacaaaatcaaaaacctTTCTGTTTTAATTAAACTTGCCAACAATGTCCATTTAGGTTTCACTAAGTTCTACCCGATGACGTGAGATTTTCAAAACCATACCATTAAAGGGCATTCTGGGTAATTTTTATGGTATAGTATTATGGTCTGATAGGATAGAAATCAccatatttaaaaaattgtttgaaccGACCGGAAACACAacatccaatatggccgcctgATGTGGCGTTCTTTTTGAACCCGTTATACTGCTTTGAGCACTATCACTACAACTTTCTAATAGAggaattttatgttttattaaaaacaaaataagaaagcCAATAACAGCGCTAACATCTGTTGCCATGTTGACAGTTTATCCCTGAAAACAACTTTGATCTAACAATTAATTGATCCTAGATAAATATCATAGATAAATATTGGAAAAGGTCACACCATGTTTGCGATCGATTGCGTTATTGCAATTATTCTGTGTTCATAGAAGAGTTATCTCTTGAAGCATCTGATGAAGTTTAAACCATATAAAcagatgaaaaagaaaaaagaagaaggataTTTTTACCGAAAAACCATATCGTGTCGATCGATTTCTTCTCCTTTCTTGGAGCCGTTGAGTATGCCACCGTTACCGATAATCGCGCATGACAGACACCTTGGACGTGGCTTCTCATCGGAAAAATCGAAAATCGAGTCTTTAGCTGGAAAAAGCTTCAAGGTGTCTTGAACATCTTAAACAGTAACAACAAATATGCACAACcaacacaataaataaaaaaggacCGAATTGTCTAAATCGAAAACGAAGAACCAATTAAAAATGTATTAGCATCAGTCTGAAAGCTCAGTTCAATCTACAAATCCTCCAGAGAGTTTCGTTCTCACAAAGCCCTGCTGCTTGTTTCAATTACCAAAAACTACTGGATAAGGATGACTCGTccacttaaaagcactggacacctttagaattgccaaagaccagtcttctcacctggtgtatcccaacataattagacacaaaataacaaacctgtgaaaatttgaactcgatttgacgtcgaagttgcgagagaattgtgaaagaaaaatcaccctttgcgcacaagttgtgtgctttcagatgcttgatttttgagacctcagctgaggtcagaaattacttctttctataaaaactacgttacttcagagggagctgtttctcgaaCGTTTATTCTACCAagatctctccattgctcatttaataccaagtaagttttcatgctaacaactgttttgagtttctaccaaaagtgtccagtacctttaacaatGATATACTTTCTGTGCAAACAAGTCTACTTAGCATGGACCAATCTTGCTGAGCAAACATGATAGGAAAAATAGGTTTATGTATGTCCCAATTTATTCCTACAATAGGGCACTATAAGACAGAAGCTTAACATGTCAAAGTACAGCTGAATGACAAcagtcattttgaaaaacaattcttGCATAactaaaatttgatttttgtagTTGCAAATGtgatgttaaaaaaaaccactgcTTCCGAAGCACATTGCAATGACAAATCGACTATTATCTTGTTCAAgttaatttttctcaaaatttttgGAAAAATACAAACATCTCCATAACATATCCAAGGTAGTAGCTGTATGTACACAAAGCCGAAATAATTAGTGAATGAACGTTATTTTTTACACGCCAtaagcccttttcgaaaccacggcttcagctttggattcggcCCCGCGTTTGTTTGGGCAATAATTGAGCGTGCTCTGTGTACgagctcagggcttcagacgagaggacggagcctgaagccgaatctaaagccgaagccgtggttttgaaaaggaccATAATGCTCATATTTACATACCCTTAAAtgcaaactttgtttttgttttgtatccaAAAGGCATATAGTACGGTCTGAGTCGTGTGTATTCTGTGTTATTTAGAAGTTGACTGTTTATTAACTGGTGTATCTCTGGATGAAATATCGTTACTCCTTTGCTGTTGTTTAACATCTTCTGCTGAATTGAATCAGGGCATGTCtgcatgaaaacaaaatattactaTAAAAGGTTTAATTATGTTAGAGGTTTCATGGCAAAGTACTTTCATGGATGAGGTTTCACAAATGTTTATCCATTATATTAcgaagaagttttttatttctACCATGAACCATAAAGGGCTATGCCATATCGAATTCCAATGTGGAACTGTACCACTACCTCCTTTACCTAAAAACTTATGGTACCAAAATGTTAACACCTGAACCCTTTTCCGACtattataaattaaacaaaaatacaccccAGTTAATTaacatgtttttaaattgtctaGTTCAATCAAACTAGAGTTTCTCTTTCGACATTATTGCATTAATTTAGCTAATAAGCATTCAAGACTATTCcagattataacaccccttgcaagtattgtgcctgctcattggtttagagcgcgtcacatgacatgtcttagttttgctagacatcgcctcgggaaaatagaacgctccgtggatcacctcgggagtcatagttttaaccatagcactcgaagcagtcaatatttgtatactatacgATCGCCACTCGTATGTTGAGTATATACAGTACCAACTTTTCACAATAGTTGCATTCAAGTTCAGAGTCATCGAAGCGCTCAGGATTTTGTAGCTGtcgatgttttcttttttatttattggcaATGGATTTCAACATTCAAGCATTGgctcaacatttattttcaaacgAAAGTGAAAGagacgattttttttaattggccgGAAATCCTGTATTTGTCCATTTTGGGTGTGTAAACGCACTAGCCATTGGCAACAGTATACGAAATCTTTTTAATCCATAATAACAAACATAgattaaaggaaaacgttgccttggaagaGTTGGTCAATttaaagcgtttaaaaccgtttgttatgaaatgcatatggttagaaagatgttttaaaagtagaatataatgatccacacaagtatcactcgaaattgcacggttttctttttaggtcgcgaactatcacggtcggccatttattggagtcaaaattttgactcccataaatggccgaccgtgttagtcgacagagtaataagaaaaccacgcagtttcgaggcatatttatgaagatcattgtattctacttttacgctatctttctaaccatatacatttacAACAGACGCTtgcagaacgattttcaaagaccaactcgaccgatccaaggcaacgtgttcctttaactacaaCACAAACAATACTGGGTTTCGATTCTCCATGTCAGCAGTTTTTAGAGACCACAACCACGTGTTGTAAAATTTCATGACTGTGTTACACTGTAACAGACAAATGCAGCCCCAATAGCCCCTATAGATGTTGCATCGGCCATTGTAAAGTATAATCAGGAAGTTATGGAGGAAATCGTGACCGGTGGTTCTAGcaccaaatttgataaatttaatGCCCTCATCTCTACTCTATGAATACCTCGCAAAGTGTTActaatttttatcattttaaaatagCTGTCAATTCTTACGTTTAAGCACTTTTACTTCGGTATCTTTATATATAACTTTAGAGCAAAATTCGTTTTGACAAACATGACGTATACTGCAAATCTCGTTGGTCAAAATTTGCCCAACTTTTGtgcccaacgttggttcaaatatcaactgactacatTATTGGGCATATCTTAACCAACAGTGGTTGGGCAAAAACTTATATCCAATAGTTGGGTAGACAGTTTAACGaaacaagttggtcaaatccGTTGAACC encodes:
- the LOC139939406 gene encoding alpha-N-acetylgalactosaminide alpha-2,6-sialyltransferase 2-like isoform X2, translated to MGNRRNEQTAVQSTDLTADFRVRHTVKRVGLCVLCCLVLLTLNGMGIIYTTTSVNPYQRLGPSSRNSTGWIPDKLTNRFFRDTNPQEGSFISFQGGQKAELTFRINPNYNMSTCPDSIQQKMLNNSKGVTIFHPEIHQLINSQLLNNTEYTRLRPYYMPFGYKTKTKFAFKDVQDTLKLFPAKDSIFDFSDEKPRPRCLSCAIIGNGGILNGSKKGEEIDRHDMVFRVNNAVRRNHMHDVGNRTTHYFFFDRSLRGMSANDVPYDKGLIYVFLPCRYNDYKYIAGVVMGKDPKIKVAADTVRFLHPDFVRYFHKIWINTPKKTFRPSTGAIMFLTALHAGCDSVSVYGIGHTDDYTYYYYDAKFTSVNWKRSVHDTRAELYILQGLDRIGTIDWYKRDVSSFRTN
- the LOC139939406 gene encoding alpha-N-acetylgalactosaminide alpha-2,6-sialyltransferase 2-like isoform X1, which codes for MGNRRNEQTAVQSTDLTADFRVRHTVKRVGLCVLCCLVLLTLNGMGIIYTTTSVNPYQRIASVLLGEHPEAIISVRLGPSSRNSTGWIPDKLTNRFFRDTNPQEGSFISFQGGQKAELTFRINPNYNMSTCPDSIQQKMLNNSKGVTIFHPEIHQLINSQLLNNTEYTRLRPYYMPFGYKTKTKFAFKDVQDTLKLFPAKDSIFDFSDEKPRPRCLSCAIIGNGGILNGSKKGEEIDRHDMVFRVNNAVRRNHMHDVGNRTTHYFFFDRSLRGMSANDVPYDKGLIYVFLPCRYNDYKYIAGVVMGKDPKIKVAADTVRFLHPDFVRYFHKIWINTPKKTFRPSTGAIMFLTALHAGCDSVSVYGIGHTDDYTYYYYDAKFTSVNWKRSVHDTRAELYILQGLDRIGTIDWYKRDVSSFRTN